One genomic window of Struthio camelus isolate bStrCam1 chromosome 1, bStrCam1.hap1, whole genome shotgun sequence includes the following:
- the GJA5 gene encoding gap junction alpha-5 protein, whose protein sequence is MGDWSFLGEFLEEVHKHSTVVGKVWLTVLFIFRMLVLGTAAESSWGDEQSDFMCDTQQPGCENVCYDKAFPISHVRFWVLQIIFVSTPSLVYMGHAMHTVRMEEKRKMKEAEIEAREMKNNGDTYYQQKCPVAEKAELSCWDESGGKIILRGSLLNTYVYSILIRTAMEVAFIVGQYILYGIFLETLYICQRAPCPHPVNCYVSRPTEKNVFIVFMLAVAVLSLFLSLAELYHLGWKKAKERCSRAYKPSPSTAPSRLESAPQVERAQMYTPPPDFNQCLASPNGKFISPFSNKVASQQNTANFATERVHSQEDAASEGPFTKSSYVESPEAVNDCAAPAFPESYFNEKRRFSKTSRASSKARSDDLSV, encoded by the coding sequence ATGGGGGACTGGAGTTTCCTGGGAGAGTTCCTCGAGGAGGTCCACAAACACTCCACAGTAGTGGGGAAAGTCTGGCTGACCGTACTCTTCATCTTCCGGATGCTGGTACTTGGTACAGCAGCCGAGTCCTCATGGGGGGACGAGCAGTCTGACTTCATGTGCGATACCCAGCAGCCTGGTTGTGAGAATGTCTGCTACGACAAGGCTTTCCCCATCTCCCACGTCCGGTTTTGGGTCCTCCAGATCATCTTTGTCTCCACCCCATCTCTGGTGTACATGGGCCACGCGATGCACACGGTGCGcatggaagagaagaggaagatgaaggaGGCAGAAATAGAGGCGCGGGAAATGAAAAACAACGGTGACACGTACTACCAGCAGAAGTGCCCTGTGGCAGAGAAGGCTGAGCTGTCTTGCTGGGATGAATCGGGAGGCAAAATTATACTTAGGGGCAGCCTGCTGAACACCTACGTCTACAGCATTTTGATTCGCACCGCCATGGAAGTGGCCTTCATTGTGGGACAGTACATCTTGTACGGAATCTTCCTGGAGACCCTATATATCTGCCAGCGGGCACCTTGCCCCCATCCCGTCAACTGCTATGTTTCCCGGCCCACCGAAAAGAACGTGTTCATCGTCTTCATGctggctgtggcagtgctctCCCTATTCCTCAGTCTGGCTGAGCTGTACCACTTGGGCTGGAAAAAAGCCAAAGAGAGGTGCTCTCGGGCTTACAAacccagccccagcacagcccccagCAGACTGGAGTCTGCCCCACAAGTAGAGAGGGCCCAGATGTACACTCCCCCTCCAGATTTTAATCAGTGCTTGGCAAGTCCCAATGGGAAGTTCATCAGTCCCTTCAGCAACAAAGTGGCTTCCCAGCAGAACACCGCCAACTTCGCCACCGAGAGGGTCCACAGTCAGGAAGATGCCGCCAGCGAAGGGCCCTTCACTAAGTCCAGCTACGTGGAGAGTCCAGAGGCGGTCAATGACTGTGCAGCACCTGCCTTCCCCGAGAGCTACTTCAATGAGAAACGCCGATTCAGCAAGACCAGCCGTGCCAGCAGTAAGGCTAGGTCAGATGATCTGTCTGTGTGA